The sequence GCCACCGGTGCCGTAGGTCCGCAGGCAGGTGAGCAGGTACTCCTCGGGGGCGCGGACGGCCTCCTCGCCGGTTTCGTCAGCGGGCTCGGGCCGGCGGCGCGACACCGCGCAGACGTCGGTGAACAGCCGCAGGAACTCGCGCTCGCCGCGGAACCGCGCGGCGTCGGGCAGCGGGACCCAGGGGTCCTCGCCGCGGTCCAGCCGGGCCAGTGCGCCGGGATCCGGGTCGAAGCCGAGCACCAGCGAGCGCAGCGCGTCGGCCAGGCTCCACGCGGTGCCGGTGCCGACGCTCAGCGCCGGGACGGCGTGGCCCGGGGCGGGCGCGTCCCCGATCACCGGGTCCAGCCGCACCAGCGGCGCACCCGAGCCGACCTGCCCGTTCGGGGCCACGAGCACCGCCCGCACCCGGCCGGGGAACGTCGCGGTCACGGCCGTCTCCATCTTCATGGACTCGAGGACGACCAGCGGGTCGCCCACCGCGACCGCGTCCCCGGCCGCGACGGCGACCGACACCACCACCGCCGGGGTCGGCGAGCGGACGACCCCACCCTCGTCCCGGGCGATCGTGTGGGTGATCCCTTCGACCTCCACGGTGTGGATCGGGCCCGCGTGCGCGGCGAGCACCCGGTAGCCGCGGCCCGGGAAGCTCAGCCGCCGCTCGACCTCCCCGACGCGGACGACCTCGACGTCGGTTTCGGCGTCCCCGAGCGAAACCCGGTAGCTCGCCGGGCCGCGCCGGCGGACGCCGACCGCGCACGCCGTCCCGCGGTAGCGGAACTCGATGCGCCGGCCGCCGTCGGGCAGCTCGCCCGGCCGGCCGCGGGCCACGCCCGCGTAGAAGTTCGCGCGGGTGCGCTCGTGTTCCAGCTCGTAGGCCTCCACCCCGGCACACACCAGCGCGATGTCGGCGTACCGGCGTTCGAGGAGTTCGCCGGTGGCCATCTTCGCGTCGAGCCAGCCAGTGTCGTAGTGCCCGGCCACGACGTCGGGGTGGTCGAGCAGGGTCAGCAGGAACGCCTTGGTGATCCGGCCGCCCTCGACGATCAGCTGGGTGCGGGCCAGCGCGCCGGCCAGCCGCGCCCGCGCCTCTTCGCGGTCGCGGCCCCACGCCAGCACCTTCGCGATCATCGAGTCGAACTCGGCGGCGATCTCGTCGCCCTCGGCGACCCCGGTGTCCACGCGGACACCGGGCCCGGCCGGCAGCCGGAACCGGCGGATCCGCCCGGGCGCCGGCGCGAAGCCGTGGTCCGGGTCCTCGGCGGTGAGCCGGACCTCCATCGCGTGCCCGGACGGGGCCGGCGGCGCACCGGTGAGCCGTTCGCCGCGGGCGACGGCGATCTGCAGCTTCACCAGGTCGAGCCCGGTGGTCAGCTCGGTGACCGGGTGCTCGACCTGCAGGCGCGCGTTGACCTCGAGGAAGCAGTACTCCCGCGTCGCGGGCAGGTACAGGAATTCGACGGTGCCGGCGTTCGTGTACCCGGCGTCGCAGCAGAGCCGGGCCGCCGCGGCCCGGATCCCGGCCTCCTGCGCGGGATCGAGCAGCACGCACGCCGACTCCTCGAGGACCTTCTGGTGCCGCCGCTGCAGCGAGCAGTCGCGCAGGCCGACCGGCCAGACGGCGCCGTGCCGGTCGGCGATGACCTGGACCTCGACGTGCCGGGCGCCGGTGAGCTCGCGTTCGAGGAACACGCTCGCGTCGCCGAAGCCGTGCCGCGCCTCGGCGCGGGCCGACTCGAAGGCCGCTTCGAGCTCGCCGGGACCGCGCACCCGGCGGATCCCGCGGCCCCCGCCACCCGCGGTCGCCTTGACCAGCAACGGATAGCCGATCCCCGCCGCAGCCGCGGCGGCGTCGGCGAGGGTGTCGACCGGTCCGCCGCTCCACGGCACCACGGGCACGCCGGCCCGCTCGGCCAGCTGCTTGGCCCGGATCTTGTCCCCGGCCAGGCGCATCGCCTCCGGGCTCGGCCCGATGAAGACGACACCCAGCTTTTCGCACAGCTCGGCGAATTCCGCGTGCTCGGCGACGAAGCCCCAGCCGACCCACGCGGCGTCGGCGCGGGCCTCGACGAGCGCCTGTTCCAGCCGGGGCAGGTCCAGGTAGGCCTGGACCTGCCGGCCGGAGTGCTCGTCGGTGGTCGTGGCCGGGCCGAGGCACACGGCTTCGTCGGCTTCGCGCACGAACCAGGCCTGCCGGTCGGGTTCGGTGTAGAGCGCGATGGTGGTCAGCGGGTCGCCCTCGCGGGCGAGCTCGGCGGCGGCGGTGAGGAACCGCATCGCCGGCTCGCCGCGGTTGACGACGGCCACCCGGTGGAAGCCGCTCACGACATCGCCTCCGTCATCGGGGCGCTGCGCTCGACGTCGAGGGCGCCGGGCAGCTCGGTCGTGCGGTAGCCGCTCAGCTCCAGCAGGACCGCGCCGGTCTCGTCGAGCACGCGCCCGCCGAAACCGTCCGCTTCGGACGTCACGACGGCTTCGAGCCGTCCCCGCGGCTCGGGGGCGTCGTGCAGCACGATCCGGTCGACGTGCCGCGGCAGGCCGAACCGGCCGTGGCGGCCGATGTCCCACACGCCCGCGGTCTGGAAGACCAGCTCGATCAGCCGGGGCGACACGAGTTCCGGCTCCTCGGCCGGCACGTGGTCGGCCGGCAGGTCGCTCGCGTAGAGCCCCACCGGGCCGGCTTCAGCGCGCCAGGCCTGTTCGAGGACCTGGAAGGCCGGGCCGTGGAAGAAGACGTCGTAGATCGCGTCCGCGCGCACGCCCTTCCCGTCGGGCACCGGCGGCGCGGCCGTGGTGACCGCGTCGCCGACCGGGGTGCGGGCCAGCCGGACCCGGCCGGTGAAGTGCGTCGTCACCTGCGGTTCGGCCTGGCCGGCGAGCTGACGGCTGCCGGTCAGCGCGCAGTCGGCGACGAGGCCGTCGCCGTCCGCGCGGAAGACCGCGGTGACGGTGAGCGTCCGCGGCTCGTCCCGGTAGAACTTGCAGGGGGCGAGGAACTCGACGTCTTCAACGGCCACCGGGCGCCAGCCGGGCAGCGGCATGGCCGCCACCTCCGCGAACGCCTCGATGCCCAGCACACCGGGCAGCACCGGGGTGCCGTCGATGCGGTGGTCGGCCAGGAACGGCTGGACGCCCGGGTCGAGCGTGGTCCGCACGACGAGCCCGGTGTGCACGCCCATCCGCTCGACCTCGCCGGCCATCGGCCCGGCCGGGAAGCGCGCCGGCTCGATGCCGTCGCGTTCGCCGACGAGCGCGCCCAGCTCGCCCGCGACCACGACCTCGCCCCGGTGCGCGCCACCGGTCAGCTCGCGGCGGATCCACGGGACGCCGATCTCGGGCGGGAGCATCTCGATGCCGGCGCGTTCCATCATCTTCGGGATGGACCCGCGCGTCGCCATGCCGATGCCGGCCCACGCGGTCCAGTCGATGGCGAGGCCACCGGTCGCCGAGGTGAGCTTGCAGAGCAGGTCGTTGGCCGCGCTGTAGTCGGTCTGGCCGAGGTTGCCGAAGCGGCCGGCGACCGAGCTGAACACGACGGTCGTGCCGGGCGGGTGGTCGCCGAGTGCCTTGCGCACGGTGAACCAGCCGTCGGCCTTGACGCCGAACACGAGGTCGTACTCGCGGGGTTTCTTGTCCGGCAGGGCGTGGCTGATGTCGAGCCCGGCCGCGTGCAGCAGCACGTCGACGCGCTCGACGCCCTCGAGCGCCCGCGCGACCGCGTCGGCGTCGGTGAGGTCGACGCTGTGGTAGTGGACCTGCCCGCCCGCGTCGCGCACGGCGTCGATCGCGGCCTGAGCGGCGGCGAGCCGTTCGTACCGGGCCAGTTCCCGTTCGACCTTCACCGGGGTGGGGCGCTTGCCCTTCGCCGTGAGCCGGGTGATCAGGTCGGCTTTGAGGCCGTCGTGATCGGTGGTGAACCGGACGACGTCGGCGTCGCCCTCGGCCGGTTCCGGCGTCAGGTCGAGCAGGTGGAACGTGCCGCCGGAGGCCTGCGCGAGGTCGGCGGTGATGGCGGAGACGATGCTGCCCGCCGCGCCGGTCACGACGAAGACGGTGTCCGGTCCCAGTGCCATCCCTTCGCCGGTCATCGGCCGTTCCTCGACCGTGACGCTCCACCGCAGTCCGTCGGCCCGGCCGATCTCCAAGGCGCCGGGGTCGGTGAGGGTCTCCTCGATGAGCGCGTCCGCGATCTGGTCGTTCGTCGCCCCGGGCCCGAAGTCGACCGCTTTGACCAGCGCGTCGGGACGTTCCCGTCCGTAGGCCTTGGCGAACCCGGTGACGGCGCCGCCGAGCGGGGCGTACGCGCCCGCGTCGTCGTAGCCGTGGCGGCCGCCGAGGCGGGTGCCGGTGACGAGGAACGGTTCGCTGTCGTACAGCTTTCGCATCGTGGCGTAGAGCAGCTTGACGCGGATCCGGTTGGCTTCGCGCCAGGCGTCGAGGTCCATGGCTTCGATCGGGCCTTCGTGGTCGAGGGCCGGGAGCCAGTAGACGCCGTGGACGGGCCCGTCGGCGACTCGGGCGACGAGGTTCTCCGCCGCCGGGTGGCCTTCGACGAGGAGCACGTCGACACCACGGTCGGCGAGCTTCGCGGCGAGCGCGGCGCCCGCGCCCCCGTCGTCACACGCGACGACGACCCGCTGTCCCTCTCCGAGTTCGACGCCGGTCGACCGGCAGAACCCCACCGGCGGCCGGATGGTCGCGACCGGCACCCGGCGCGGGAACGCCCCGGACTCGGCCGGTGCTTCCTCCACAGTGGACTCTTCGACGGTCTTGAGGGTCGACGCCCGCTCGCGCACGAAGCCGATGACGTGGGCCAACGTCGGGTAGTCACGGAGCTTCAGGGTGTCGTCGCGCTCGATGCCGAACCGCTCGCGGATCTGCGCGAACACCTCGGCCTGCTTGACCGTGTCCACGCCGAGGTCGGCTTCCAGATCCAGGTCCAGTTCGAGCATGTCCTCCGGGTAGCCGGTCTTCCCGGCGACGACGGCGAGGACTTCGGCTTCCACGGTGTCCACATCGGACTCGGCCGGGACGCCGGAGCGCTCGCGCACGAAGCCGATGACGTGGTTCAACGTCGGGTAATCCCGCAACCGCAACGTGTCGTCCCGCTCGATCCCGAACCGCTCCCGAATCTCCGCGAACACCTCCGCCTGCTTCACCGTGTCCACACCCAAGTCGGCCTCCAGATCCAGGTCGAGTTCGAGCATGTCCTCCGGGTAACCCGTCTTCTCCGCCACCACGGCCACAACCTGCCCGGCAACGTCGTCGACCACCGGTTCAGGCACCACACCGGAACGCTCACGCACGAAACCGATCACGTGATTCAGCGTCGGATAGTCCCGCAGCCGCAACGAATCATCCCGCTCGATCCCGAACCGCTCCCGGATCTCCGCAAACACTTCAGCCTGCTTCACCGTGTCCACACCCAGATCCGCCTCCAGATCCAGGTCCAGTTCGAGCATGTCCTCCGGATAGCCCGTCTTCTCCGCCACCACCGACAGCACCTGCGCGGTGGTGTCATCACCGACCGGAGCAGGCTCGGCGACCGGGACGTTCCCCCGCTCCCGCACAAAACCGATCACGTGGTTCAACGTCGGGTAATCCCGCAACCGCAACGTGTCGTCGCGCTCGATCCCGAACCGCTCCCGAATCTCCGCGAACACCTCCGCCTGCTTCACCGTGTCCACACCCAAGTCGGCCTCCAGATCCAGGTCGAGTTCGAGCATGTCCTCCGGATAGCCCGTCTTCTCCGCCACCACCGCCACGACCTGTGCGGTGATGTCGTCACCAGCCGGCTCGGGTTCGGCGATCTCGACCGGCTCGGGCTCGGGTGCCGGCCGCCGCTCGGCCGGGTGGTCGGCGATCCGCAGCCGCCGGTGGTCGACCTCCAGCTCCGTGCCGCCCAGGTCCGTCAACCACCGCTGCCACGCGGCCCGGTCGGCGATGCGGTACCCGTAGCCCAGCTCGGCGGGCGCGCGGTGGCGGCCGTCGGCGACCGGGGTCCAGCGCAGCAGCACCATGCTGATCTGCGAACCGAACCCCGCCGCGAGCCGCAGCGCGTAGCGGACCGGGTAAGCGCCGCCGCCCGACAGGTTCAGGCGGCCCAGCGAAGGGTCGACCTCCTTGAAGTTCGGCACCGGCGGCACGATCCCCGTCTCCAGGGCCTTCACCGCGACGACGTCCTCGATCCCGACACCCATCGGGTGCCCGGTGAACCCCTTGGTGTTGGCGATGATGACGCGGTCGGCGTCCGGCCCGAAGACCGCGCGCAGCGCGTCGATCTCCGCCTGGGCGCTGCCGCCCCGGGCCGGCGTGTACGTCTCGTGGGAGACGAACACCATTTCGGACGCGACCGCGTGCCGGTCGATCCCCCGCCGCTCCGCTTGCGACACCAGGCTTTCCATCACGCCGGAGATGTGCTCGACGTCCAGCTTCGTCCCGTGGAACGCGCTGTTGGCGCTGACGCCGGCCAGGACTTCGCAGATCGGCCGCAGCCCGCGTTCCCGCGCGGCCGAAGCGGCCTCGACGACGATGCCCGCCGCCCCCATGCCGAGCAGCATGCCGTGGCGCCGCGCGTCGAACGGGACGGCCGCGTCCTCGACCGCCGCGTCGGTGGCCGCCGCGCCGCTGGCCAGGAAGCCGGCGCCGACCCATTCCAGCAGCGAGTCGGACGTCGCGTCGTCGGCCGCGACGATCACCACGCGGCGGCAGCGGCCGGCCCGGATCCAGTCCTCGGCCAGCCCGATCGCCTGGGTGGTGCTCGCGCAGGCGGAGTTGACCTGGGTGTTCGGGCCGCGCGCGCCGATGATCTCGGCGAACTGCGAGTGCCCCATCGACAGCACGCGGAACAGGAACCGCCGGTCGAACTCGAACGGCTCCGCCGCGATCGCGGCGTCCAGCTCCCCGATCCGCCGGTCGAGGTCGGCGGCGACGTCGCCCTCGGCCCGGACCCGGATCGCCTTCAAGGTGTCACGCTCGTGGCGCCGGTGCCGGTCGGCGAGGTACCGCTCGACGTCCTCGGCGAACTCGCCGAGACCGGGGAACGCGGACGCGAAGATGACGCCGGTGTCGTCGCGCAGCGCCGCGGGCAGGCCCCACCGGTCGGCCAGCCGCGTCCCGACCGTCGTGGTCTTGTAGTGCTGCGCCAACGGGATCCCGGCGTCGCGCAGCGCGTCGAAGCCCGCGCCGATCGCCAGCCGGGTGCACTCGCCGAGGGCCTTGTCGCGCTCGGCGTCGACCCCGAACTCGTCGACGAGGTCGAGCGCGCCCGCCCGCGCCGCCAGCTTGATCACGTCGTCCGGGCTGTCGATGGCCGTGAAGCGCGGCGAGCCGTTTTCGCTCTTGACCAGCCGGGTGATGTGCTTGTCCGCCATCGCGTCCCGCAAGGCCTGCGGGATCGCGCCGATGAACTGCTCGCCGTGCAGGATCCGGCCGACGTTGGCGTCGTCGAAGACGCGCTCGGTGCCGGGCAGGCCGAGGGCGGCGCCGGTGATCACGACCGGCTCGGTCTCCGCCGGAACCGGCGCCGGCGCTGGTGCGGCCACGCCGCCCAGCACGGCCTGGCCGCGGGTGAAGAAGTCGGCCACCAGGTGGCCCAGTTCGGTGTAGCGGTCGGGGGTCACGGTGTCCGTCCTCGGTTCGACGGGGGCCGGCGCGGCCGCTTCGGCGGCGCCGAACCCGGCGGCGTAGAGCCCGCACAGGGCCTGGTTGAACGACACCAGGTCGCCCTGCTTGGGGTGGTTGGTGAACAGGGCCAGCACGTCGTCGTGCCGGCTGCCGAGCGCGTCCTCGACGAAGCCGTGCAAGGCCTTCTTCGGCCCGACTTCGACGAACACCCGCGCGCCTTCGGCGTAGAGCGTCTCAAGGCCCTTGACGAACTGGACCGGCGAGGCGACCTGGCGCTCCAGGATGTCGAGCATCCGCTCGCGCGCGTCCGGCCCGGTCGGGTACAGCTCGCCGTCGACGTTGGCGACGACGGGCAGCGCCGGCACCTTCAGGTCGAGCCGCCGCAGCATCCGGCCCAGCGGTTCGCTGACCGGCGCGACGATCGAGGTGTGGAAGGCGTGGCTGACCGGCAGCCGCACGGCGGTGCGCCCGGCCGCGGTGAACGCCGCCACCGCGGCTTCGACGGCGGTCGTGGCGCCGCCGATCACCGCCTGGCTGGTGCTGTTGACGTTGGCGATCACGACGTAACCGTCGATCCCGGCGACCGTCCGTTCGATCTCCTCGAGCGGGGCGAACACCGCGGCCATCGCGCCGTTGTCCTCGATGGCGAGGTGGGCCATCTCGTTCCCGCGCGCGCTGACCGCTTCGAGCGCGTCCGCGAAGGACAGTGCGCCCGCCGCAACCAGCGCGCCGTACTCGCCGAGACTGTGCCCCATCGCCAGGTCCGGCCGGACGTTGTGCGTGGCCAGCAGCCGGGTGAGCGCGAGGTCCGCCGCCAGCACGGCGGGCTGGGTGATCTCGGTCTGCAGCAACTGCTGCTCCGCACGGGCGACGGCGTCGGCGCCGTCGGCGAAGAGGTATTCGGTAAGCGGTTTCCCGAGCAGTGGCGTCATCACTTCGTCCGCCTGCGCGAAGGTCTCGGCCACCACCGGTTCCCGCGCGGCCAGCGTGCGGAGCATGTTGACGTACTGGGAACCCTGGCCCGTGTAGAGGAACGCGATCTTGCCGCGCGGGCCGCGTCCGAGGAAGATCCCCTGGGCCCGCAACGCCTTCCACATCGCCGGCTTCTCGAACGCCTGCAGGGCGCGGCTCGCCTTCGCGGCCAGTTCGGCCGCGTCGCCGTAGTCGATCGCGATCCGCACCGGCGCGGCGAGGTCGGCCGCCGACGGCGGTCCCGCGGGTGGTGCCTCACCCGCGACCACCTGCCGGAGCCGGTCGGTGATCCCGCGTTCGTCGGCGGCGCCCGCGACGAACGCGCCGCGCGCGGGTTCCGACTTCGCGGGCAGGTCCGCTCCGGCGAAGGACACGGACTTCCGTTCCGGGTCGCGGTGCCGGCCGGGCACGTACTCCTCGAGCACGGCGTGGAAGTTGGTCCCGCCGAAGCCGAACGCGCTCACCCCGGCCCGGCGGATCCCGGCCGCGGGGGCGGCCCACTCGCGGATCTCCGTGTTGGGCCGGAAGGGACCGTGGGCGAAGTCGATGTTCGGGTTGGGCACCTCGGCGTGCAAGGTGGCCGGCAGCACCTTCTCGTGCAGGGCCATGGCGGCCTTGAACAGTCCCGCCGTCCCGGCCGCGCCCTTGAGGTGGCCGATGTTGGACTTCACCGAGCCGAGCGGGATCGAGCCCGCCGGCACCGAGCCGAAGACCTCGGTGAGCGCCTGCACCTCGACGACGTCGCCGACCGCGGTGGACGTGCCGTGGCCTTCCACCAGCGAGCAGGTCGCCGGGTCTTCGCCCGCCAGCCGCCAGGCCCGCTCGACGGCGAGCCGCTGCCCGACCGGGTTGGGCGCGGTGATGCCCTTGCCCTTGCCGTCACTGGACCCCGCCATGCCCAGCAGCACGGCGTAGATCCGGTCGCCGTCACGCTCGGCGTCGGCGAGCCGCTTGAGCAGGAACAGGTTCCCGCCTTCGCCCATCACGAACCCGTCCGCGCCCGTGCCGTAGGGCCGGGTGCCGGTGGCCGAGAGGGCACCGATCTTGCAGAACTTCACGTACGCGGCGATGCCCATGTTGCGGTCGATGCCGCCGGTCAGCACCGTGTCGTACTCGCCGTTGATCAGGCCTTCGATCGAGGCGGCCATGGCGGCGAGCCCGGACGCGCAGGCCGCGTCGGTGACGTAGCTGGGGCCACGGAAGTCGAAGAGGTTGGCGATCCGGCCGGCGATGACGTTGGCCAGCTCGCCGGGCATGCTGTCTTCGGTGACGGCCGGGATGGTTTCGCGCAGGCCGTGGCGGGCCTCGTCGACGATCGCGGCGCGGGTCGCCTTGGGCAGTGCGGAAAACGCCGCCGACCGCTCCAGCTCCCGGGCGAACTCGGGGAAGCTGATCCGCAGCGCGGTCTGGTAGTGCTTCTCCCCCGCCAGCGCGTTGCCGATCACGACGGCGGTGCGCTCGTGGTCCAGTTTCCGGTCGGGCCAGCCGTAGTCGATCAGCGTCGCGCGTGCCAGGTTCACGCCCCACTGCTGGGCGATGTCCATCGCCGCGGAGACCTTCGGTGGCACCGGCAGCCGCCAAGCCCGCGGGTCCCACTCGAACTCGCGGACCCAGCCGCCGATCTTCGAGTACGTCTTGTCCGGCACCGCGGGGTCGGCGTCGTAGTACAGCGCCGGGTCCCAGCGCTCCGGCGGGACGTCGCTGATCGAGTAGCGGCCGCCGACGATGTTGCTCCAGAACTTCTTCGCGTCCGGCGCGTCCGGCATGATCGCGCTCACGCCGACGATCGCGACGGCCCGTGCGTTGGGCTGCTCGTGCATCACTTGCCTCCGGAACGGCTGTTGAGGATGTCGGCGAGGGCGTCGGAATCGGCGAGCCCGCCGGCCTGGCTCGCGGCGACCTCGGCCAGCCGCAGCGCCGAGGTCAGGTCGGCCACCGGGCTCTCCACGCTGCCCTGGACGAGCTGCAGCCCCCCGGTAGCCACGCGCAGCACCGCCTCGCGCCCGAAGACCCGGGCCAGCACGGCGAGCTCGGCGAGGTCGAACCGCCGGTCGGCCTTCGCCGGCAGCTCCGCGAGGGCGGCACGCCGGCACAGGGCGGCGGCGCATTCGGCGTACGCGATGAGCTCGCCGAGGCGCAGCAGGACGTGCTGGCGCCGGGTGAGCCGCGCGGTGCGGCACCGTTCGAGCAGCTCGGCGAGCACGTGCAAGCCGAGCGCGGCGGTCCCCGCCCCGATCCCGGGGTGGGCGGCGTCGAGGGATTCCAGTTCGGCGGCCCGGTCGTGGTAGTACCGGCCGCGGGTCTTGAGGTGCTCCTGCCAGCGGTCACGGGAGATCGTCATCTCCATGATCTCCGACGTGCCTTCGTAGATCGTGGTGATCCGGACGTCGCGCTTGATCTTTTCGACGAGGTACTCGTGGGTGTAGCCGTAGCCGCCGTGCGCCTGGATCGCCGCGTCGGCGGCCAGGTTGCCGGCCTCGGTGGCGAGGTACTTGGCGATCGCGCCCTCGGTGTTGAGCCCCTGCTCGCCGGAATCCAGGCGGGCCGCGGTCTCTTCGATGTACGCGCGGGCGGCTTCGAGCCGTGCGGCGTGCGGCACGAGCAGCTTGTGCGTGTAGCCCTGCTTGCGGGACAGGGGCCCGCCGGCCTGGATCCGGTCGGCGGCGTAGGCGATCGCCTT is a genomic window of Amycolatopsis lexingtonensis containing:
- a CDS encoding type I polyketide synthase — encoded protein: MHEQPNARAVAIVGVSAIMPDAPDAKKFWSNIVGGRYSISDVPPERWDPALYYDADPAVPDKTYSKIGGWVREFEWDPRAWRLPVPPKVSAAMDIAQQWGVNLARATLIDYGWPDRKLDHERTAVVIGNALAGEKHYQTALRISFPEFARELERSAAFSALPKATRAAIVDEARHGLRETIPAVTEDSMPGELANVIAGRIANLFDFRGPSYVTDAACASGLAAMAASIEGLINGEYDTVLTGGIDRNMGIAAYVKFCKIGALSATGTRPYGTGADGFVMGEGGNLFLLKRLADAERDGDRIYAVLLGMAGSSDGKGKGITAPNPVGQRLAVERAWRLAGEDPATCSLVEGHGTSTAVGDVVEVQALTEVFGSVPAGSIPLGSVKSNIGHLKGAAGTAGLFKAAMALHEKVLPATLHAEVPNPNIDFAHGPFRPNTEIREWAAPAAGIRRAGVSAFGFGGTNFHAVLEEYVPGRHRDPERKSVSFAGADLPAKSEPARGAFVAGAADERGITDRLRQVVAGEAPPAGPPSAADLAAPVRIAIDYGDAAELAAKASRALQAFEKPAMWKALRAQGIFLGRGPRGKIAFLYTGQGSQYVNMLRTLAAREPVVAETFAQADEVMTPLLGKPLTEYLFADGADAVARAEQQLLQTEITQPAVLAADLALTRLLATHNVRPDLAMGHSLGEYGALVAAGALSFADALEAVSARGNEMAHLAIEDNGAMAAVFAPLEEIERTVAGIDGYVVIANVNSTSQAVIGGATTAVEAAVAAFTAAGRTAVRLPVSHAFHTSIVAPVSEPLGRMLRRLDLKVPALPVVANVDGELYPTGPDARERMLDILERQVASPVQFVKGLETLYAEGARVFVEVGPKKALHGFVEDALGSRHDDVLALFTNHPKQGDLVSFNQALCGLYAAGFGAAEAAAPAPVEPRTDTVTPDRYTELGHLVADFFTRGQAVLGGVAAPAPAPVPAETEPVVITGAALGLPGTERVFDDANVGRILHGEQFIGAIPQALRDAMADKHITRLVKSENGSPRFTAIDSPDDVIKLAARAGALDLVDEFGVDAERDKALGECTRLAIGAGFDALRDAGIPLAQHYKTTTVGTRLADRWGLPAALRDDTGVIFASAFPGLGEFAEDVERYLADRHRRHERDTLKAIRVRAEGDVAADLDRRIGELDAAIAAEPFEFDRRFLFRVLSMGHSQFAEIIGARGPNTQVNSACASTTQAIGLAEDWIRAGRCRRVVIVAADDATSDSLLEWVGAGFLASGAAATDAAVEDAAVPFDARRHGMLLGMGAAGIVVEAASAARERGLRPICEVLAGVSANSAFHGTKLDVEHISGVMESLVSQAERRGIDRHAVASEMVFVSHETYTPARGGSAQAEIDALRAVFGPDADRVIIANTKGFTGHPMGVGIEDVVAVKALETGIVPPVPNFKEVDPSLGRLNLSGGGAYPVRYALRLAAGFGSQISMVLLRWTPVADGRHRAPAELGYGYRIADRAAWQRWLTDLGGTELEVDHRRLRIADHPAERRPAPEPEPVEIAEPEPAGDDITAQVVAVVAEKTGYPEDMLELDLDLEADLGVDTVKQAEVFAEIRERFGIERDDTLRLRDYPTLNHVIGFVRERGNVPVAEPAPVGDDTTAQVLSVVAEKTGYPEDMLELDLDLEADLGVDTVKQAEVFAEIRERFGIERDDSLRLRDYPTLNHVIGFVRERSGVVPEPVVDDVAGQVVAVVAEKTGYPEDMLELDLDLEADLGVDTVKQAEVFAEIRERFGIERDDTLRLRDYPTLNHVIGFVRERSGVPAESDVDTVEAEVLAVVAGKTGYPEDMLELDLDLEADLGVDTVKQAEVFAQIRERFGIERDDTLKLRDYPTLAHVIGFVRERASTLKTVEESTVEEAPAESGAFPRRVPVATIRPPVGFCRSTGVELGEGQRVVVACDDGGAGAALAAKLADRGVDVLLVEGHPAAENLVARVADGPVHGVYWLPALDHEGPIEAMDLDAWREANRIRVKLLYATMRKLYDSEPFLVTGTRLGGRHGYDDAGAYAPLGGAVTGFAKAYGRERPDALVKAVDFGPGATNDQIADALIEETLTDPGALEIGRADGLRWSVTVEERPMTGEGMALGPDTVFVVTGAAGSIVSAITADLAQASGGTFHLLDLTPEPAEGDADVVRFTTDHDGLKADLITRLTAKGKRPTPVKVERELARYERLAAAQAAIDAVRDAGGQVHYHSVDLTDADAVARALEGVERVDVLLHAAGLDISHALPDKKPREYDLVFGVKADGWFTVRKALGDHPPGTTVVFSSVAGRFGNLGQTDYSAANDLLCKLTSATGGLAIDWTAWAGIGMATRGSIPKMMERAGIEMLPPEIGVPWIRRELTGGAHRGEVVVAGELGALVGERDGIEPARFPAGPMAGEVERMGVHTGLVVRTTLDPGVQPFLADHRIDGTPVLPGVLGIEAFAEVAAMPLPGWRPVAVEDVEFLAPCKFYRDEPRTLTVTAVFRADGDGLVADCALTGSRQLAGQAEPQVTTHFTGRVRLARTPVGDAVTTAAPPVPDGKGVRADAIYDVFFHGPAFQVLEQAWRAEAGPVGLYASDLPADHVPAEEPELVSPRLIELVFQTAGVWDIGRHGRFGLPRHVDRIVLHDAPEPRGRLEAVVTSEADGFGGRVLDETGAVLLELSGYRTTELPGALDVERSAPMTEAMS
- a CDS encoding acyl-CoA dehydrogenase family protein; this encodes MSDAELSGLDAETLAMILEAIGEFADRNLPAELLLRLDHDDECPEDVVRRMCGDDLGIHLLFVPEAHGGMGAGSLDVCRVCERMAGIDLGVATSVLATALGSDPIAVGATPEQKKTWLSRMAGEGLLFAYGATEPEAGSDLGALKTVAVPVVEDGDTTGYRITGRKQWISNGGIADAYSVLANAPGGPSWFVVERDTPGFTRAKPEDKHGIRLSNTAALFLDDVEVGVDALVGGVEGRGLWQAQQVFGHTRLMVAAFGLGAGWAALDKAIAYAADRIQAGGPLSRKQGYTHKLLVPHAARLEAARAYIEETAARLDSGEQGLNTEGAIAKYLATEAGNLAADAAIQAHGGYGYTHEYLVEKIKRDVRITTIYEGTSEIMEMTISRDRWQEHLKTRGRYYHDRAAELESLDAAHPGIGAGTAALGLHVLAELLERCRTARLTRRQHVLLRLGELIAYAECAAALCRRAALAELPAKADRRFDLAELAVLARVFGREAVLRVATGGLQLVQGSVESPVADLTSALRLAEVAASQAGGLADSDALADILNSRSGGK